A genome region from Dendrosporobacter quercicolus includes the following:
- a CDS encoding ABC transporter ATP-binding protein, whose translation MLSVQNLRAWYGNVEAIHGINLEVGQGELVTLIGSNGAGKSTTLKSIVGLMKKRAGGIFFHDQDISAYTPSSVLACGIALVPEGRWIFPELTVEENLKMGSFLQRNRRAVAITLEEQFERFPILKERRRQKGGTLSGGEQQMLAISRALMANPKMLLLDEPSLGLAPQLVCNVFSLIKEINDSGISVLLVEQNSTMALSIADRGYVLSTGKMIIQGAAKDLLNDPKVQKAYLGYNDAGEGI comes from the coding sequence ATGCTAAGCGTACAAAACCTGCGGGCCTGGTATGGCAATGTCGAGGCTATTCACGGCATCAATCTGGAGGTAGGCCAAGGCGAACTGGTTACTCTCATCGGCTCCAACGGAGCCGGTAAATCCACTACGCTGAAAAGCATTGTGGGTTTGATGAAAAAAAGAGCAGGCGGTATTTTTTTTCATGACCAAGATATTTCCGCCTATACGCCATCCTCTGTTTTAGCCTGCGGAATTGCATTGGTTCCCGAGGGGCGGTGGATATTTCCGGAGCTTACCGTGGAAGAAAATCTGAAAATGGGTTCTTTTCTCCAGCGGAACCGCCGGGCGGTAGCGATAACCCTGGAAGAACAATTTGAACGCTTTCCGATTTTAAAAGAGCGCCGCAGGCAAAAAGGCGGCACCCTGAGCGGCGGCGAACAACAGATGCTTGCTATTTCCAGGGCATTGATGGCCAACCCCAAAATGCTTCTTCTGGATGAGCCCTCCCTGGGACTGGCGCCGCAGTTAGTATGCAACGTATTTTCTTTGATCAAAGAGATTAACGATAGCGGAATTTCCGTCCTGCTTGTGGAGCAAAATTCTACAATGGCGTTAAGCATTGCTGATCGGGGTTATGTACTGAGTACCGGAAAGATGATCATCCAGGGTGCGGCGAAAGACCTGCTCAACGATCCGAAAGTCCAGAAAGCGTACCTCGGCTATAACGACGCCGGCGAGGGAATTTAA
- a CDS encoding ABC transporter ATP-binding protein — MVDGRVASVVRPGDPRGNPLGRFNKRPDKLKNARGTIQRLLAYLGGKKKLLILTFLLCFITTIISIIGTWLNGYAVDHFIEKGDMPGLLQLCIMLAAIYCVSVASTYWQNRCMVDIAQRTAAKIRRDLYRDIQILPLQYFDTHSSGDLMSRLTNDVDNINMTLGQSITQLFSGAVSIVGMLAAMLLLSPVLTLVGLTTVPLTFLLSKLIMNKTQPFFIKQQQELGNLNGYIEERISGQKLIILCGREEQAKAEFAKINKKLTRSAIFAQALSGIMGPVNNAVNNLTYFMLTVSGAYLIFSGSNITVGVIFTFILYMRNFTRPLNETLNIFNTIQSALAGAERVFEVMDEPKEKDAEQAKEVCRFKGEITLQQVNFSYTKEQGILKNVSLKAHKGQTIAIVGPTGSGKTTLIHLLTRFYDIDSGEILIDGENIDTIKRSCLRRAIAMVLQDTYLFSESVRENIRYGRLTATDEEVEQAARLANAHRFIKQLPEGYDTVLTDNGGNLSQGQRQLLALARAVLAQASVLILDEATSSVDTRTEAAIQKAMLSLMQGKTAFVIAHRLSTIRNADEILAVKDGQIIERGTHQELMAQGNFYAGLYNSQFKGLQI; from the coding sequence ATGGTTGATGGAAGAGTGGCGTCCGTGGTGAGACCGGGGGATCCGCGGGGCAATCCGCTGGGCCGGTTCAATAAGCGGCCTGACAAGCTTAAAAATGCCAGGGGCACGATTCAGCGGTTACTGGCGTATTTGGGCGGTAAAAAGAAGCTGCTGATCCTGACCTTTCTGCTGTGTTTTATCACAACAATCATCAGCATTATCGGCACCTGGCTGAATGGATACGCCGTCGATCATTTTATCGAGAAAGGAGATATGCCCGGGCTGCTTCAGCTTTGCATCATGTTAGCGGCCATTTATTGCGTGAGCGTTGCCTCAACCTATTGGCAGAACCGGTGTATGGTGGACATCGCCCAGCGGACTGCCGCGAAGATCAGAAGGGATTTATATCGCGATATCCAAATCCTTCCTTTGCAGTATTTTGATACCCATTCCAGCGGGGACTTAATGAGCCGGCTTACCAATGATGTCGATAATATTAATATGACGTTAGGGCAAAGTATCACCCAGCTGTTTTCCGGCGCTGTAAGCATTGTCGGTATGCTTGCGGCCATGCTGCTTTTAAGTCCGGTGCTCACCCTCGTAGGGTTAACAACCGTACCGCTGACCTTTTTGCTGTCAAAGCTGATTATGAATAAAACCCAGCCGTTTTTTATCAAGCAGCAACAGGAACTGGGCAATTTAAACGGATATATCGAAGAAAGAATATCGGGGCAAAAGCTGATTATCCTCTGCGGCCGGGAAGAACAGGCGAAGGCGGAGTTTGCAAAAATTAATAAAAAACTTACGAGAAGCGCCATTTTTGCCCAGGCTCTTTCCGGAATTATGGGGCCTGTTAATAACGCCGTTAATAATCTTACGTATTTCATGCTTACTGTCAGTGGGGCTTATCTAATATTTTCCGGCAGCAATATCACTGTCGGCGTAATCTTTACTTTTATCCTGTATATGAGAAACTTTACGCGCCCGCTCAATGAGACGCTGAATATCTTCAACACCATCCAATCGGCCCTGGCAGGGGCGGAAAGAGTATTTGAAGTGATGGATGAGCCGAAGGAGAAAGATGCTGAGCAAGCAAAAGAAGTTTGCCGTTTCAAGGGCGAGATCACGCTGCAGCAGGTCAATTTTTCCTATACCAAGGAGCAGGGAATACTGAAAAATGTGAGCTTAAAAGCCCATAAAGGCCAGACCATTGCCATTGTAGGACCCACAGGTTCGGGTAAAACAACCCTGATCCATTTGCTGACCAGGTTCTATGATATTGACAGCGGCGAGATCCTCATTGATGGCGAGAATATCGACACTATAAAAAGAAGCTGCTTAAGAAGAGCCATAGCCATGGTTTTGCAGGATACCTATCTTTTCTCGGAGAGCGTCCGGGAGAATATTCGCTATGGACGCTTAACCGCGACCGATGAAGAAGTTGAACAGGCTGCGAGGCTCGCCAATGCCCATCGCTTCATCAAACAGTTGCCGGAGGGTTATGATACGGTCCTGACCGACAACGGCGGCAACCTGTCGCAGGGGCAGCGGCAGTTGTTGGCCCTTGCGCGGGCCGTATTGGCGCAAGCGTCTGTTCTTATTCTGGATGAGGCGACTTCCTCCGTAGATACCCGGACGGAAGCAGCGATCCAAAAGGCCATGCTGAGCCTGATGCAAGGGAAGACCGCTTTTGTGATCGCCCATCGATTAAGCACCATCAGAAATGCCGATGAAATCCTGGCCGTAAAAGACGGGCAAATCATTGAGCGGGGAACACACCAGGAATTGATGGCACAGGGGAATTTTTATGCCGGACTTTATAACAGCCAGTTTAAGGGGCTGCAGATATAG
- a CDS encoding TonB-dependent receptor gives MKKKMSRIRKKVLYALIGSSLFWHAPVVAYAEEAPESASVTGQTAEEQAVSGESAAKRSDFTLEGIEVTARRSRELPPPYAGGQAARGAGLGVLGNKDFMDTPFNVTAYTAQTIEDQQADTLFDVVANDPSVRLATPGGQVSENFRIRGLEVNYQYLYFNGIAGLAPFYRVPVEFLERVEVLKGPSSFLYGGVSTSVGGAINLVPKRAGEEDITNFTTSYASESQFGGHIDIGRRFGENKEWGIRFNGLYSDGDTTTDDQSRKRLLGALGVDYRKDKWRLSLDAYSAEDKYDGGLISMYSLSSYVKAPDGSTNVFKGASGTTRNTGILFKGEYDIRDNLTAYAGIGKLYAKAYGFINGNHVQKLQTDGSATIKGVYKQYFWNETTASEIGLRGAYQTGAVKHQVVLGANFSDTDYSNAWDETALNMATNIHNPVSIANLYNSLSIKKGNKTAVTELSSFLLADTLSFNEEKVQLTLGIRRQNVDQTSYAYNNNDTTGGLKSKTTYDSHANTPMVGLIVKPWGESVALYANYIEALSPGTVVGAAYANAGQVLAPYKTKQREFGVKWDKGNFANTLAFFQIEVPSSMVTDNVYAYDGEQKNRGIEWNTFGNIAKNLRLLGGIAYTDGELVRSSTVANNGNTPGGVSKWTMNAGVEWDTPWNPDLSLSLRAVYTSSQYANNANTFEIPSWVRYDIGARYKTVINKIPVTYRLSVENLFDKHYWAGANDRGLLNLGSPRTVKLSATMQL, from the coding sequence ATGAAGAAAAAAATGTCCCGCATTAGGAAAAAAGTCCTGTATGCCCTGATTGGCAGCAGCCTGTTTTGGCATGCGCCAGTCGTTGCCTACGCCGAAGAAGCGCCGGAATCCGCCTCGGTGACCGGACAAACTGCCGAAGAACAAGCTGTTTCCGGCGAATCAGCTGCCAAACGGTCTGATTTCACCCTGGAAGGAATTGAAGTGACCGCCAGACGCAGCCGGGAGCTGCCCCCGCCCTACGCCGGCGGCCAGGCGGCCCGCGGCGCCGGGCTCGGCGTACTGGGCAACAAGGATTTCATGGACACGCCCTTCAACGTCACCGCTTACACCGCCCAGACCATCGAAGACCAGCAGGCCGACACCCTGTTTGACGTGGTTGCCAACGATCCCTCCGTCCGGCTCGCCACTCCCGGCGGACAGGTCAGCGAAAACTTCAGAATCCGCGGCCTGGAGGTAAATTATCAGTATCTCTATTTTAACGGCATAGCGGGTTTGGCGCCGTTCTACCGTGTTCCCGTGGAATTTCTGGAACGGGTGGAAGTGCTCAAAGGGCCCAGCTCCTTTCTCTACGGCGGCGTGAGCACCTCGGTGGGCGGCGCCATCAATCTAGTACCTAAACGGGCCGGCGAGGAGGATATCACCAACTTTACCACCAGTTATGCCTCCGAGTCCCAGTTCGGCGGCCATATTGACATAGGGCGCCGCTTCGGCGAAAACAAGGAGTGGGGCATCCGCTTCAATGGCCTGTACTCGGACGGCGATACCACAACCGACGACCAATCCCGTAAACGGCTGCTGGGCGCTCTGGGCGTGGATTACCGCAAGGATAAGTGGCGGCTGTCCCTGGATGCCTATAGCGCCGAGGATAAATACGACGGCGGTCTTATCTCCATGTATAGCTTAAGCTCTTACGTGAAAGCTCCGGACGGCTCGACCAACGTGTTCAAGGGGGCGTCGGGCACCACGCGGAATACCGGGATTCTGTTTAAAGGCGAATATGACATCCGGGACAATTTAACGGCCTATGCCGGTATTGGCAAACTATACGCCAAAGCCTACGGCTTCATCAACGGCAATCACGTGCAGAAACTGCAGACAGATGGCTCGGCCACGATCAAGGGTGTCTATAAGCAATACTTCTGGAACGAAACCACGGCCTCCGAAATAGGACTGCGCGGCGCTTATCAGACCGGCGCGGTCAAGCATCAGGTCGTTTTGGGGGCAAACTTCTCCGACACCGATTATTCCAATGCTTGGGATGAAACAGCACTAAATATGGCAACGAATATCCACAACCCGGTTTCGATTGCCAACCTTTACAACAGCCTGTCGATAAAGAAAGGCAACAAGACCGCTGTCACCGAGCTTTCCAGTTTCCTGCTGGCCGACACGCTTTCCTTTAACGAGGAAAAGGTCCAGTTAACGCTGGGGATACGGCGGCAAAATGTGGACCAGACAAGCTACGCCTACAACAACAACGATACCACCGGCGGGCTGAAATCGAAAACCACCTACGACTCCCACGCCAACACGCCGATGGTCGGCCTCATCGTCAAACCGTGGGGCGAATCGGTGGCTCTCTACGCCAATTATATTGAAGCGCTTTCCCCCGGAACCGTGGTGGGAGCAGCCTACGCCAACGCCGGCCAGGTACTGGCGCCGTACAAAACCAAGCAGCGCGAATTCGGCGTCAAGTGGGACAAGGGCAATTTTGCCAATACGCTGGCCTTTTTTCAAATCGAAGTTCCCAGCTCTATGGTTACTGACAACGTCTATGCCTATGACGGCGAACAGAAAAACCGCGGCATTGAATGGAATACCTTCGGCAACATCGCCAAGAACCTCCGCCTGTTGGGCGGCATTGCCTATACCGACGGCGAACTGGTCCGCTCCAGCACCGTCGCCAATAACGGCAACACGCCGGGGGGCGTATCCAAATGGACGATGAACGCCGGCGTCGAGTGGGACACGCCGTGGAACCCGGATTTATCACTTTCGCTGCGGGCCGTATATACCAGCTCCCAATACGCCAACAATGCCAACACCTTCGAAATACCGAGCTGGGTACGCTATGACATCGGCGCGCGGTACAAGACTGTGATCAATAAAATCCCGGTCACCTACCGGCTCAGCGTGGAAAACCTGTTTGACAAGCACTACTGGGCAGGTGCCAACGACAGGGGCCTTCTCAACTTAGGCAGCCCCCGCACCGTTAAGCTGTCGGCAACCATGCAGTTATAA
- a CDS encoding ABC transporter ATP-binding protein has protein sequence MSLIEIRKITKTFGGLVALKDIDMTVEAGEIHGLIGPNGAGKTTLFNVLSGNYKASSGSFVFDGQEVIHLRNDERVGLGIVRTFQNIRLFTSMTVLDNVKLGFHRRTSANWLTSILNTEKVRREERFVEEQSLDLLCKLGLQAVAQEEAKNLSYGDQRRLEIARALAMKPRLLLLDEPAAGLNESEVKTLMERIQAIRTMGITVILVEHDMSLLMSVSDQITVLAHGQKIAEGTPQEVQVNPRVIAEYLGKGA, from the coding sequence ATGTCCTTGATCGAGATACGGAAAATTACGAAAACCTTCGGCGGCCTTGTCGCGCTGAAGGATATTGATATGACGGTGGAAGCCGGAGAAATTCACGGCTTAATCGGACCGAACGGAGCGGGCAAGACAACCTTGTTCAATGTATTGTCCGGGAATTATAAGGCGTCCTCCGGCAGCTTTGTTTTTGACGGACAGGAGGTTATACACCTGCGCAATGACGAAAGAGTAGGCCTGGGTATTGTGAGGACCTTTCAAAACATCCGCCTTTTTACCTCCATGACGGTGCTGGATAATGTAAAACTGGGTTTTCACCGGCGGACTTCCGCCAATTGGCTTACTTCCATCCTGAATACGGAAAAAGTCCGCCGGGAAGAACGATTTGTCGAAGAACAAAGCCTGGATTTACTCTGTAAGCTCGGGCTTCAGGCTGTGGCGCAGGAAGAGGCCAAGAACCTCTCTTATGGTGATCAGCGGCGGCTGGAGATTGCCCGGGCCCTGGCGATGAAACCCCGTTTACTGCTTCTGGATGAACCGGCAGCCGGTCTTAACGAGTCGGAGGTAAAAACACTGATGGAACGGATTCAGGCAATCCGCACTATGGGAATCACCGTGATTTTGGTGGAACACGACATGAGTCTTCTCATGTCGGTATCGGATCAAATTACCGTGCTGGCTCACGGGCAAAAGATTGCGGAAGGGACACCGCAGGAAGTGCAGGTTAATCCGCGGGTTATTGCCGAATACCTGGGAAAGGGGGCGTAA
- a CDS encoding MarR family winged helix-turn-helix transcriptional regulator encodes MADISTNELYNALRRLNRQMYRYAHQTMPPKEGLHRGQIHLLFLISRNDGVIQRDLAEILDIRPSSLTEMLVKLEQEAFVVRKQDEKDQRIMHIYLTENGKAAVNGFTEANTKLTSAIFNCLMEEEIEKMLELVRKISGNLEILDDPASDTGHAIGRKPHGHHHRHHRWD; translated from the coding sequence ATGGCTGATATCAGTACAAATGAACTTTATAATGCATTGAGGCGTCTGAACCGACAGATGTATCGCTATGCGCATCAGACAATGCCGCCGAAAGAGGGCCTTCATCGCGGACAAATTCACCTGTTGTTTCTTATTTCACGCAATGACGGGGTAATTCAGCGAGATTTAGCAGAAATTTTGGATATCCGTCCCTCTTCCCTGACCGAGATGCTCGTCAAGCTGGAACAGGAGGCATTCGTTGTGCGCAAGCAGGATGAAAAAGATCAAAGGATCATGCATATCTATCTGACTGAGAATGGAAAAGCTGCCGTTAACGGCTTTACTGAGGCCAATACGAAACTGACATCTGCCATTTTCAATTGCCTGATGGAAGAAGAAATCGAAAAAATGCTTGAATTGGTTCGGAAAATAAGTGGTAATCTGGAAATTTTGGATGATCCCGCCAGCGATACAGGTCATGCAATAGGCAGAAAGCCCCACGGACATCATCATCGCCACCACCGTTGGGATTGA
- a CDS encoding helix-turn-helix domain-containing protein, with amino-acid sequence MQKMKVDINDLSGYFAKINFSVVDIRRMVIEPGRKLFGTVTSPWPGMIFPLRGRSRMFFDGVPYDMEPGKVFHGGPNMPLDKEVLGQSIWDYIVVHYQVHGNTRGTFPYALSHYELSPGYNSGIKDTLQRMYHIYATPGNLSALKIKSLFFIILDEILTCANRRLHNASCELGAEAAEYMRHHCMEPLTVPELARQYGLSSKQFAYLFQKHTGMSPNKFLIEYRMRRAKELLCTTTCPVAEIAEYVGYSDPYYFSLLFKKRTGLSPSKCRYLGKIKG; translated from the coding sequence ATGCAAAAAATGAAGGTGGATATCAACGATCTATCCGGTTATTTTGCCAAAATAAACTTTAGCGTAGTTGATATAAGACGTATGGTTATCGAACCGGGAAGAAAACTTTTTGGCACAGTTACTTCGCCATGGCCAGGTATGATTTTTCCGCTGCGCGGCCGGTCAAGAATGTTTTTTGACGGCGTGCCCTATGACATGGAGCCTGGCAAAGTATTCCACGGCGGGCCAAATATGCCCTTGGATAAAGAGGTTCTGGGACAGTCAATATGGGATTATATAGTCGTACATTACCAGGTGCACGGCAATACCCGCGGAACGTTTCCCTATGCATTGTCGCATTATGAACTCAGCCCGGGATATAATTCCGGGATCAAAGACACGCTGCAGCGGATGTACCATATCTACGCAACACCGGGTAATCTGTCGGCGCTGAAAATCAAATCCCTGTTTTTCATCATTTTGGATGAAATTCTGACTTGCGCCAATCGTCGGTTACATAACGCCAGCTGCGAACTGGGGGCAGAAGCCGCTGAATATATGAGGCATCATTGTATGGAACCGCTCACCGTACCGGAATTAGCCAGGCAATATGGTCTGAGCAGCAAACAGTTTGCCTATTTGTTTCAAAAGCATACAGGCATGAGTCCGAATAAATTTCTGATTGAGTACCGAATGCGGCGGGCGAAAGAACTGCTCTGCACCACAACCTGCCCGGTCGCGGAAATTGCAGAGTACGTGGGTTATTCCGACCCTTATTACTTCAGCCTGTTATTCAAGAAGCGAACGGGTTTGTCTCCCAGTAAGTGCCGGTATTTAGGTAAAATAAAAGGTTGA
- a CDS encoding nitroreductase family protein: MTEIIKVTPFGGQVYEKEDLMKMEPAILRALLRERAHHNIEVPLYPLLVRGQTKPVPVFGLQTQLVYDVWKERGFTDEDPDIQWVKQYLALAEKIRAGEKIEWDIPVQTPFTEEEMAVVYKLLYERRSIRDWVDKPVPDELIEKILEAGRAAPIGCNLDEVRFIVIRDPEEARMVWSDIPVTHAVVIVICYDKRIPQVVGQDRIVPQNGGFDAAAAADHMLLMAHALGLGGVWLSKTVKTEVTTDTAQKFKEKYGLPDYIEIALHIAVGWSAMGTIKSQRMPLKEMILIRGAK; encoded by the coding sequence ATGACGGAAATAATCAAAGTGACGCCTTTTGGCGGGCAAGTATACGAAAAAGAAGATTTAATGAAAATGGAGCCGGCGATATTGCGGGCGTTGCTGCGCGAGCGAGCGCACCACAATATTGAGGTTCCGCTATATCCGCTTCTTGTCCGGGGGCAAACCAAACCTGTGCCTGTTTTTGGCTTGCAGACGCAATTGGTGTATGATGTCTGGAAAGAAAGAGGTTTTACCGACGAAGACCCGGATATTCAATGGGTCAAACAATATCTCGCCTTAGCGGAAAAGATTCGCGCCGGCGAAAAAATCGAGTGGGATATACCCGTGCAAACTCCCTTTACCGAGGAAGAAATGGCCGTAGTTTACAAGCTGCTATACGAACGGCGCTCGATTCGTGATTGGGTTGACAAACCCGTTCCTGACGAATTGATCGAGAAGATTCTTGAGGCCGGAAGAGCGGCTCCCATTGGCTGCAACCTGGATGAAGTTCGTTTTATCGTCATTAGAGATCCGGAAGAGGCCAGAATGGTCTGGAGCGACATCCCTGTAACTCATGCGGTTGTAATAGTCATTTGCTACGATAAGCGAATTCCCCAAGTTGTCGGACAAGACAGAATCGTCCCTCAAAATGGCGGGTTCGATGCCGCCGCCGCCGCCGATCATATGCTGCTCATGGCGCACGCCCTCGGTCTGGGGGGAGTTTGGCTATCGAAAACGGTGAAAACAGAGGTTACCACAGACACTGCCCAGAAGTTTAAAGAAAAGTATGGTTTGCCGGACTATATTGAAATCGCCCTTCATATAGCGGTTGGCTGGTCGGCTATGGGAACAATAAAATCCCAAAGGATGCCCTTAAAAGAGATGATACTAATAAGAGGTGCAAAATAA
- a CDS encoding L-2-amino-thiazoline-4-carboxylic acid hydrolase has protein sequence MSEEKELTARSHAYLFGVIAKEVIDAYGEQGVEAIAKGVNIYGRQRGKRMAQRTLADGLEPSALNYVAYGEWSAKPGEMDFSIPAKNPDVQFWIKKCPWHDVWQENNFMEKYGHLYCKYVDIALAQGYNPALQFDILSNRGQGDEVCDMRLRGANATEQNEAELAARMEKLGSKAKMPWVYHCAHLYKTMWEVIVASFGYAGLELMQKALYAFGASNGQEAAESILKLMEIDYNAIPPYAGING, from the coding sequence ATGAGTGAGGAAAAGGAGCTAACGGCACGTAGTCACGCTTATTTGTTTGGCGTAATTGCCAAAGAGGTTATTGATGCTTACGGGGAACAGGGCGTTGAAGCGATTGCCAAAGGGGTTAACATATACGGCAGGCAACGTGGCAAACGAATGGCGCAACGGACTTTAGCCGATGGCTTGGAACCTTCTGCTCTCAATTACGTGGCCTACGGCGAGTGGTCGGCCAAACCGGGCGAGATGGATTTTTCCATTCCCGCCAAAAATCCTGACGTTCAGTTCTGGATCAAGAAATGTCCGTGGCATGATGTATGGCAAGAAAATAACTTTATGGAAAAATATGGGCATTTGTATTGCAAATATGTTGATATAGCGCTTGCCCAGGGATACAATCCGGCCCTGCAGTTTGATATTCTGTCAAACCGCGGCCAGGGAGACGAGGTGTGCGATATGCGCCTTAGAGGCGCCAACGCGACCGAACAAAATGAAGCAGAATTGGCGGCGAGAATGGAAAAGCTAGGCAGCAAGGCGAAAATGCCGTGGGTTTATCATTGCGCCCATTTATACAAAACCATGTGGGAAGTAATTGTAGCCAGTTTCGGATATGCCGGCCTGGAATTGATGCAAAAAGCCCTATACGCATTTGGCGCTTCTAACGGTCAGGAAGCAGCGGAGAGCATCTTGAAGTTAATGGAAATTGACTATAACGCTATTCCTCCTTATGCCGGCATAAACGGATAG
- a CDS encoding ABC transporter ATP-binding protein: protein MVKLLKYLKGATGYAVLAPLMMILEVSMDLMQPKLMADIIDIGIMNQNAAYVFSTGVKMILAALLGLIGGAGCSVFTTIAAMHMGEKLRQALFDKIQTLAFLEIDQFKTSSLITRLTNDVSQVQNMVNLVLRSAFRAPLLCLGGMIMVVSLSPKLSIVFLVAVPVILIAVVIILKKSFPLFSAVQERIDRMNTVMREGILGIQVIKAFTVETRQAARFDEANEHLMQEGSKAQNMNMILWPVVMLVMNISIIAVLWFGGNMVNQSTLPIGKIVAFVNYLVQIMNALIMVVMLVLNFSRAKASADRINDVLDAAPSIQDQDCSLEMNGFDIEFKNVSFQYNEHSETVLNDLSFRIEEGEKIGIIGATGSGKSSLVNLVPRLYDATAGQVLIGGLDVKKIKLKELRENIGVILQGSILFSGTIEENLTFGSYPAGRKAVEEAARDAQAHDFILEKENAYQSLVEQRGKNFSGGQKQRISIARTLLRKPKILIMDDATSALDLATEAKLQTTLQQRMAKSTVLMIAQRISGVMDLDKIIVLENGKIAAMGTHQELLATSEIYRSIAVSQLGEEMLANG, encoded by the coding sequence ATGGTTAAGCTGTTAAAATATTTGAAGGGCGCAACCGGTTATGCCGTTTTAGCGCCCTTGATGATGATTTTGGAAGTATCCATGGACTTGATGCAGCCTAAGCTCATGGCGGATATCATTGATATCGGCATTATGAATCAGAATGCTGCCTACGTTTTTTCTACAGGGGTGAAAATGATCCTGGCGGCGCTTCTCGGCTTGATAGGCGGCGCGGGCTGTTCCGTATTTACCACTATTGCTGCGATGCATATGGGAGAAAAATTGCGGCAGGCTCTGTTTGATAAAATACAAACCCTGGCCTTCCTGGAGATCGATCAATTTAAGACTTCGTCGCTGATTACACGGCTGACCAATGACGTGTCACAAGTCCAGAATATGGTAAACCTGGTGTTGAGAAGTGCTTTTCGGGCCCCTCTTTTATGTTTGGGCGGAATGATTATGGTTGTCAGTTTAAGTCCCAAACTATCCATTGTATTTTTAGTGGCAGTGCCGGTGATTTTGATCGCCGTTGTCATCATTCTTAAAAAATCGTTTCCGCTGTTTTCGGCCGTACAGGAAAGGATAGACCGGATGAATACGGTTATGCGGGAAGGGATATTAGGGATCCAGGTCATTAAGGCCTTTACCGTCGAAACAAGGCAAGCGGCCAGATTTGATGAAGCAAATGAGCATTTGATGCAGGAAGGCAGCAAAGCGCAAAACATGAACATGATTCTTTGGCCGGTCGTTATGCTGGTTATGAATATCAGCATCATCGCCGTGTTATGGTTTGGGGGCAATATGGTCAACCAGAGTACCCTGCCAATCGGGAAAATCGTAGCTTTTGTGAATTATCTCGTGCAAATTATGAACGCTCTGATCATGGTGGTGATGCTCGTTTTGAATTTTTCGCGGGCCAAAGCTTCTGCGGACAGAATCAATGATGTATTGGACGCGGCGCCGTCGATTCAGGATCAGGATTGTTCGCTTGAAATGAACGGTTTTGACATCGAATTCAAAAATGTTTCTTTTCAATACAATGAACACAGTGAAACTGTATTGAACGATCTGTCATTCAGAATCGAAGAGGGTGAGAAGATTGGGATTATTGGCGCTACGGGTTCCGGGAAAAGCTCCCTTGTCAATTTGGTTCCAAGGCTTTATGATGCCACAGCAGGACAAGTGCTGATCGGCGGCCTGGATGTCAAAAAGATAAAATTAAAAGAACTGAGGGAAAACATTGGCGTGATCTTGCAGGGCAGTATTTTGTTTTCGGGAACGATTGAAGAAAATCTAACGTTTGGCAGTTATCCGGCGGGTAGGAAAGCTGTAGAGGAAGCGGCCCGTGATGCCCAAGCCCATGATTTTATTCTGGAAAAGGAAAATGCTTATCAAAGCCTGGTGGAGCAAAGAGGAAAAAATTTCTCCGGCGGGCAAAAGCAGCGTATTTCGATTGCCCGAACTTTACTCAGGAAGCCTAAAATTCTGATCATGGATGATGCGACCAGCGCTCTTGATCTGGCAACTGAGGCAAAATTACAAACCACGCTGCAGCAGAGAATGGCCAAGAGCACGGTACTCATGATTGCCCAGCGAATTTCCGGTGTTATGGATTTAGATAAGATTATCGTATTGGAAAACGGTAAAATAGCCGCTATGGGCACCCATCAGGAATTATTGGCAACAAGTGAGATATACCGCAGCATCGCAGTATCACAATTGGGCGAGGAGATGCTTGCAAATGGTTGA